GTGCCGGTAGAGGAAGGTGACCTCGCGCAGCATGGCGATGAGCACGATCACCGCCGCGGTCAGGGCCAGCCCGCGGGCGGTGTACCAGCCGACGGTCCACCGGGCCTCCCCGCTGATCACCAGCCAGGAGTCGCAGCAGGAGGCCACGACGGCGACCACGGCCCAGTTCTCCAGGCCGCCGCCGGCGCCGCGGCGCAGCACCCCGACCAGCGCGACCCCGAGCGCGATCAGGTTGAGCGCGAAGAGCCGGTAGCCCTGGGAGTCGGCGAAGCCGCGGTAGCTCTGGCCGGTCATCACGTTGGGCAGGAGGTCGACGTAGCGGGTGCAGAGCACGACGAAGCCGAGCGCGGCCAGCGCGGTGACGGTGTGCACGGCGAGCGTGCGTGCGGTGCGCCCCTCGGTCCGGGAGAGCCACCGCCGCGGGCCGGCCGGCCACGGAGCCAGCGCCACGGCGACGAGGAGCGGGAACCCGATGTTCCACCCCAGCCACAGCCACGCGGAGCTCTCCTCGGGCTGGCCCAGCACACCGGTGGGGCTGAAGAAGTCGGGGAAGGCCAGCGCGTGCGCGGCCACGCAGACCGCCGACCAGACGTACGCCGCGGAGAGCGGGAGCAGGCGGGCGCTGCCGCCTGCCCGGTAGTGCTCGACCAGCATGGTCGAGGTCAGCAGGTGGCAGCCCAGCACCAGGGTGAGGAAGGCCGGCATGAAGCCGTCGTTGCGGGGCAGCGGGCTGTCCGAGGCGAACCACAACACCGCGGTCACGGCCGGCAGCAGGCCCGCGACCACCAGGGGAGCGCGGCGCGATCCCTGGGGTGCGGGCGTGGTCGACATGGCGGCAGTCTGCCGGATCGGGAGGCCGCGTGACCGGAATCTTCAACAGGTGGGGCGACAAACACCCTCCCGGCGCGCGATCGGCACCTCCGATCGGTGACACTGGGAGCCGGCGAGCAGGCAGGAGGAGACCGGCGTGGAGCTGTCCACCGAGGTCGTGGTCCTGCTCGGACTCGCCGCGCTGGCGGCCGGTTTCGTGGACGCGGTGGTCGGCGGGGGCGGCCTGATCCAGCTGCCCGCCCTGCTGCTGGCGCTGCCGGGCGCGGCCCCGGTCGAGGTGCTGGCGACCAACAAGCTGGCCTCCATCTGCGGGACCACGGTCAGCTCCGCGACGTACGCCCGGCGGATCCGCCCGGACCCGAGGACCTTCGTCCCGCTGATGCTCGCGGCCTTCGTCGGCTCCGCCGGCGGTGCGGCGGTGGCGAGCCTGGTGCCGCGCGAGGCGTTCGACCCGATCGTGCTGGTGGCGCTGGTGGTGGTCGGCGCGTACGTCCTGTTCAAGCCGTCGCTGGGCGAGGTCACGAAGCTGCGGTTCACCGGAGGGAACCACACGGCCGCGGCGCTCGGCATCGGCCTGGTGGTCGGGTTCTACGACGGGGTGCTGGGGCCGGGCACCGGCTCGTTCTTCGTCTTCAGCCTGGTCGGGCTGCTGGGCTACAGCTTCCTGGAGGCCTCGGCGAAGGCGAAGCTGGCGAACTGGGCGACCAACCTGGCGGCGCTGGTGGTCTTCATCCCGCAGGGCGCGGTGCTCTGGGGCATCGGCCTGCTGATGGGCGTGGCCAACATGGCCGGCGGCTACCTGGGCGCGCGCACCGCGATCGGCAAGGGCGCGGCCTTCGTCCGGGTCTTCTTCGTGGTCGTGGTCAGCGGGTTCATCGTCCGGATCGGCGGGGGACTGCTCGGATGGTGGTGACCTCCTACCTGACCCTGGCCCGCGACGGCGAGGCGGAGCTGGAGATCAAGCGCTCCCGGTTCCTCTGCGTGCTGAGGCGGGTGGAGTCCGAGGCCGCCGCCCGGGCGGTGGTCGAGGAGCAGCGACGGGTGCACTGGGACGCCCGGCACCACTGCTCGGCGTTCGTGCTCGGCCCCGACGGCGCGCTCCAGCGCTCCTCCGACGACGGGGAGCCGTCGGGCACCGCGGGCGCGCCGATGCTCCAGGTGCTGCGCGGGCGCGAGGTGAGCGACGCGGTCGCGGTCGTGACCCGGTGGTTCGGCGGGGTGCTGCTGGGGGCGGGCGGGCTGGTGCGCGCCTACGGCGACGCGGTCGGCGCCGCCTTGGACGAGGTCGGCACCCGGGAGCGGCGGCTGCTGGGGGAGTGGCTGCTCGAGCTGGACCATGCGGACGCCGGCCGGGTGGAGAGCGAGCTGCGGGCGCGGGGGGTCGAGGTGCTCGACGTGGAGTACGCCGCGCACGTGCGGCTGCTGCTCGGCACCGGTGACGCCGCGGGGCTGGCCCGGACGGTCGCGGAGCTGACCGCGGGGCGCGCGGAGCCGGTCAGCGTCGGGGAGCGCTGGGTCGACCTCGGGTGAGGCTCAGGCCGGGTGGTCCGGCACGAGGACGAACTCGTGGTCCCCGGGGTCGGCCAGCTCGACGCGTCCCGGTCCGGCCTCGACGAGCACCGCGCCGAGGTCCTTGATCCGCTCCGACTCCTGCTCCAGGGGGCTGTCGCACTCCAGCACCCACCTGAGCCGGTTGCGGCCGTGCTTGGGCAGGGGCGGGGGGCCGCCCCAGGTGATCTTCGTGCCCCCGCTCGGGGACTGGATGGCCGTCTCCTCGTCCTGGTCCCACACCAGCGGCCAGTCGAGCATCTCGCTCCAGAAGTAGCCCACCTCGCGGGATCCCTCCCCGGCGAGCGCCCCGATCCGGCCCGTGCCGGCGAGGAAGCGGTTGCCGGGCGCGATCACGCAGAACTCGTTGTCCTCGGGGTCGGCCAGCACGACGTGCCCCTCGTCGCCGCGCTGTCCGACGTCGAAGTGCCGCCCGCCCAGGCTCAGCGCCAGGGCGACGCTGCGCTCCTGGGCCGCGGGCGAGTCGCTGGTCAGGTCGAAGTGCATCATGTTCCGCGCCGACTTCGGCCGCTCGGTGGCGACGAAGCGGAGCGCGAAGCCGGGTGATCCGGAGGCCGGGAGAGTGACGCCGTCGCCGGCGACGCTCCGTCCGAGCAGCGACCCCCAGAAGCTGGCGAGCTCGCGGGGACGTACGGCGTCGTACTCCAGTGCGGCAAGACGAACGGTCATCGGTGGCTCCCTCGAGAAGCGACGATGCG
The window above is part of the Nocardioides campestrisoli genome. Proteins encoded here:
- a CDS encoding sensor histidine kinase, encoding MSTTPAPQGSRRAPLVVAGLLPAVTAVLWFASDSPLPRNDGFMPAFLTLVLGCHLLTSTMLVEHYRAGGSARLLPLSAAYVWSAVCVAAHALAFPDFFSPTGVLGQPEESSAWLWLGWNIGFPLLVAVALAPWPAGPRRWLSRTEGRTARTLAVHTVTALAALGFVVLCTRYVDLLPNVMTGQSYRGFADSQGYRLFALNLIALGVALVGVLRRGAGGGLENWAVVAVVASCCDSWLVISGEARWTVGWYTARGLALTAAVIVLIAMLREVTFLYRHTRRTADLLREHNETLQEAQTLREHLVAVVSHDMRTPLSGLEGYLEVLATDDLSPEQAERMLARARMLATRLSLMTEDLLGVATAGRAGLSLQLEEVDVTRALIECSAGFPELDLRLDAARGVFVKADPLRLQQVLTNLVRNAQNYGAEPVRVRATQVGDRFVQISVTDDGSGVPEEFVPRLFDAYTRVEGTRRHGSGLGLSVVRDLVTAMSGSVHYDALDNTFRVVLPGGVRADQAPPASSACDDARGDTGDRVLVRD
- a CDS encoding TSUP family transporter, whose protein sequence is MELSTEVVVLLGLAALAAGFVDAVVGGGGLIQLPALLLALPGAAPVEVLATNKLASICGTTVSSATYARRIRPDPRTFVPLMLAAFVGSAGGAAVASLVPREAFDPIVLVALVVVGAYVLFKPSLGEVTKLRFTGGNHTAAALGIGLVVGFYDGVLGPGTGSFFVFSLVGLLGYSFLEASAKAKLANWATNLAALVVFIPQGAVLWGIGLLMGVANMAGGYLGARTAIGKGAAFVRVFFVVVVSGFIVRIGGGLLGWW
- a CDS encoding YigZ family protein, whose amino-acid sequence is MVVTSYLTLARDGEAELEIKRSRFLCVLRRVESEAAARAVVEEQRRVHWDARHHCSAFVLGPDGALQRSSDDGEPSGTAGAPMLQVLRGREVSDAVAVVTRWFGGVLLGAGGLVRAYGDAVGAALDEVGTRERRLLGEWLLELDHADAGRVESELRARGVEVLDVEYAAHVRLLLGTGDAAGLARTVAELTAGRAEPVSVGERWVDLG
- a CDS encoding VOC family protein, giving the protein MTVRLAALEYDAVRPRELASFWGSLLGRSVAGDGVTLPASGSPGFALRFVATERPKSARNMMHFDLTSDSPAAQERSVALALSLGGRHFDVGQRGDEGHVVLADPEDNEFCVIAPGNRFLAGTGRIGALAGEGSREVGYFWSEMLDWPLVWDQDEETAIQSPSGGTKITWGGPPPLPKHGRNRLRWVLECDSPLEQESERIKDLGAVLVEAGPGRVELADPGDHEFVLVPDHPA